DNA sequence from the Zavarzinia compransoris genome:
CGATACTGACGGATCATCAGATCCTGCTCGAACATTATCTCGACGACTATGCCGGTAAGGACAACCAGCAGGCCGCGGCCGTTGCCGCGACGGTGCTGGCGCTTGCCGGGGCGGGGCGCCAGCTGGCGGCCCTGGTCGCGCTCGGTCCCCTGGCCGGGGCCATGGCGGCGCTGCGCTGCGGCGAACGCTTCGGCGACAGCCAGAAGGAATTGGACCTGCGTTCCCATGATCTCGTCGTCGAGCATCTGGCGGCGGCGCCGGTCGCCATCGTCGGCTCGGAAGAGGCGGACGAGGCCCTGGTGCTCGACGCCGCGGCCCCCCTCGCGGTCGCCGTCGATCCCCTGGACGGCTCGTCGAACATCGAGACCAACGCGCCGATCGGCACCATTTTCTCCATCTATCCGGTGGGCGAGGCGCTGGACAGGGCGCTGCTCCAGCCCGGCTCGGCGCAGCTTGCCGCCGGCCTCATCATCTATGGGCCGCAGACCCTGCTGGTCCTGACCGTCGGGCGCGGCACCAGCGTCTTCGTGCTCGATCCGCGCAGCGGCGACTTCGCCCTGGCGACCGCCGCCGCCGCCGTGCCCGCCCGCACCCGGGAATATGCCATCAACGCCTCGAACCAGCGCCACTGGGACGGCGCCATCAAGCGTTACATCGGCGATTGCCAGAAGGGCGCCGAGGGGCCCCGCGGCCTCGATTTCAACACCCGCTGGGTCGCGTCCATGGTCGCCGACGCCTATCGCATCCTGGTCCGCGGCGGCATCTATCTCTACCCGGGCGATGACCGCGCCGGTTACCGCGAGGGCCGCCTGCGCCTGGTCTATGAGGCCAACCCGATCGCCTTCCTGATGGAACAGGCGGGCGGCGCCGCGACCGACGGCCGCGGGCGCATTCTCGACATCGCGCCGCGCACGCTGCACCAGCGCGTTCCCCTGGTCTTCGGCTCGGCGGACGAGGTCGCCCATGTCGCGCGCTATCACAGCGATGCCTTCGCCGGGGGCGACGACTCGCCGCTCTTCGGCGACCGCAGCCTGTTCCGGGCCTGAGGGAGACGGCGATGTCGACCCGCTATCCGATCATCTCCGTCACCGGTTCGTCCGGGGCCGGCACCACCTCGGTCCGCAATACCTTCGTGCAGATCTTCCGGCGCGAGGGGATCGCCGCCGCCTATATCGAGGGCGACGCCTTTCATCGCTACGACCGCAAGGGCATGCGCCAGCAGATGGCCCAGGCCGCGGCCGCCGGCAATCCGAACTTCAGCCACTTCGGGCCCGAGGCCAACCTCCTGCAGGAACTCGAGGCGGTGTTCTCGGAATATGGCGACCAAGGCACCGGCCGCACCCGCCATTACATCCACGACGATCAGGAGGCGGCGACCTATGGCGGCGAGCCGGGCACCTTCACCGACTGGGAGCTGCTGCCGAACGAAAGCGACCTGCTGTTCTACGAGGGCCTGCACGGCGCCGCCGCCGGCGACGGCCTGGACCTTGCCCGTTACGGCGACCTGAAGATCGGCGTCGTGCCCGTGATCAACCTCGAATGGATCCAGAAGATCCACCGCGACCGTGCGACCCGCGGCTATTCGACCGAGGCGGTGATGGACACGATCCTGCGCCGCATGCCGGACTATGTGCATTACATCTGCCCGCAGTTCGCCCGCACCGACATCAATTTCCAGCGCGTGCCCACGGTCGATACCTCCAATCCCTTCATCGCCCGCTCGATCCCGACGCCGGATGAATCGATGGTGGTGATCCGCTTCGCCAATCCGCGCGGCATCGACTTCCCCTACCTGCTCGCGATGATCGCCGGCAGTTTCATGTCCCGCGCCAATTCGATCGTCATTCCCGGCAACAAGCTGGACCTCGGCATGCAGCTGATCCTGACGCCGATGATCCTGCAGCTGATGCAGCGCAAGAGGAGGGCGGCATGACCATCGCCACCACCAGCGATACGCCCGTCGTGGCCAATCTCGCCGATATGGCCAATGCCATCCGCGTGCTGGCGATGGATGCGGTCGAGAAGGCGGCGTCCGGCCATCCCGGCATGCCCATGGGCATGGCCGATGTCGCCACCGTGCTGTTCTCGCGCTTCCTGAAGTTCGATCCGGCCGAACCCGAATGGCCCGACCGCGACCGTTTCGTCCTCTCCGCCGGGCACGGCTCGATGCTGCTCTATGCCCTGCTGCATCTGACCGGCTATCCGGGGATGACCGCCGCGGAACTGGCCCGGTTCCGGCAATGGGGGGCGCTGACCGCCGGCCATCCGGAATACGGCCATACCCCGGGGGTGGAGACGACCACCGGGCCGCTCGGTGCCGGGATCGCCACCGCGGTCGGCATGGCGCTGGCAGAAGAGATGCAGCGCGCCCGCTTCGGCCGCGGCTTCGCCGATCACCACACCTATGTGATCGCCGGCGACGGCTGCCTGATGGAGGGGATTTCCCACGAGGCGATTTCGCTGGCCGGGCATCTGCGCCTGTCGCGGCTGATCGTGCTCTTCGACGACAACGGCATTTCGATCGACGGCGCCGTCACCCTGTCCTGTTCCGACGACCAATTGGCCCGCTTCCGCGCCAGCAATTGGTCGGTCGAGGCGATCGACGGCCACGACCTCGCGGCGATCGAGGCGGCCCTGGTCCGGGCCCGCGCCGGCGACCGGCCCAGCCTGATCGCCTGCCGCACCGTGATCGGCCGCGGTGCGCCGACCAAGGCCGGCAGCGCCGCCACCCATGGCGCGCCCCTCGGGGCCGAGGAAATCGCCGCGACGCGCGAAGCCTTCGGCTGGCAGGCGCCGCCCTTCGTCGTCCCTGATCACATCAAGGCCGCCTGGGCCCAGGTCGGCCGGCGCGGCCAGGCGGCGCGTGCGGCCTGGGGCCGGCGGCTGTCCTCCGCCCCCGAGGCGCAGCGCCATGCCTTCCTCGACAGCCTGTCGCCCCTGGTGCCGCAGGCGGCGTTCGAAGCCCTACACCTGCTGCGCGCCAGCTTCATCGCGGCAGGCACCAAGATTGCCACCCGGCAGGCGTCGCAGCGGGCGATCGCCGCACTCCTGCCGGTCATGCCCACGCTGGCCGGCGGCTCGGCGGATCTCACCCATTCCAACCTGACCCAGGGCCACGGCCAGCCGGCGGTGCAGCCGCGTGATTTCGCCGGTTCCTATATCCACTTCGGCATCCGCGAGCATGCCATGGTCTCGGCCCTGAACGGCATGGCGTTGCACGGCGGCTTCGTGCCCTATGGCGGCACCTTCCTGGTCTTTGCCGATTACTGCCGCCCGGCCATCCGCCTGGCCGCCCTGATGGGGCTGCGCGTCATCCTGGTGATGACGCACGACTCGATCGGCCTCGGCGAGGACGGCCCGACCCATCAGCCGGTCGAACATCTGGCCGCCTATCGGGCGATCCCCAATCTGCTCGTGCTGCGGCCGGCGGATGCGGCCGAAACCGCCGAATGCTGGGCCATCGCCCTCGCGGAGGAACGCCGGCCGTCGCTGCTGGCGCTGAGCCGGCAGGCATTGCCCTGCCTGCCCCACGACCCGGCCCTGAGCAAGGCCGCGCGCGGCGCCTATGTCCTGCGCGAGGCGGCGGGGGACCGTCAGCTGACCCTGATGGCCAGCGGTTCCGAAGTGGCGATCGTGCTTGAAGCGGCCGATGCCCTGGCGGCCGAGGGGCTTCGCGTCGCGGTCGTCTCGATCCCCTGTTTCGAGCGTTTCGCGGAACAGCCGGCGGAATATCGCGCCGAGGTGCTGGGCAATGCGCCGCGCATCGGCGTCGAGGCGGCGATCGAAAGCGTCGAATGGCGCCGGCTGCTCGGCGACGGGGGGATCTTCATCGGCATGACGTCTTTCGGCGCTTCGGCCCCGGCGGGCGTTCTCTATCAGGAATTCGGGATTACGGCCGGGGCGGTGATCGCTGCCGCGCGCCGCTTGGTCGGGGGGGCATGAGCATGACGGCAAGAGTGGCGATCAATGGCTTCGGCCGCATCGGGCGCAATGTGTTGCGCGCCCTCATCGACAGCGGCCGGGACGATATCGAGGTGGTGACCATCAACGACCTCGGCCCGGTCGAGACCAGCGCCCACCTGCTGCGCTACGATTCGATCCACGGCCGCTTTCCCGGCACCATCGAGGTGGCGGAACGCGATCTCGTCGTCGCCGGCCGGCGCATCGCCGTCACCCAATGCCTGAAGCCGGCGGACCTCCGCCATGGCGCCCTGGGCATCGACATCGTCTTCGAATGCACCGGCCTGTTCACCACGCGGGACAAGGCCTCGGTCCATCTCGACCAGGGCGCGCAGCGGGTGCTGGTCTCGGCGCCGGTCGACGATGCCGATGTCACCATCGTCTACGGCGTGAACCACGACAAGCTGCGGCCGGAACATAGGATCGTCTCCAACGCCTCCTGCACCACCAATTGCCTGGCGCCGCTGGCGCGGGTGCTGAACGAGGCGGTGGGCATCGAGCGCGGCTTCATGACCACGGTCCATTCCTATACCAACGACCAGCCGTCGCTGGACCAGATGCACCGCGACCTCTATCGCTCGCGGGCGGCGGCCCTGTCCATGATCCCGACGGCGACCGGCGCCGCCCGGGCGGTCGGCCTCGTCCTGCCGGAATTGAAGGGGCGGCTCGACGGCGTCGCCATCCGGGTGCCGACGCCCAATGTCTCGGCGGTCGACCTGAAATTCGTCACCACCCGGCCGACCACCGTGGCCGAGGTGAACGAGGCGCTGAAGGCCGCCGCCGCCGGCCCGTTGAAGGGCATCCTGGCGGTGACCGAGGCGCCCAATGTCTCGATCGATTTCAACCAGGACCCGGCCTCTTCGACCGTCGCCCTCGACCAGACCAAGGTGATGGACGGCAGCCTCGTCCGCGTCTTGTCGTGGTACGACAACGAGTGGGGTTTCTCCAACCGCATGAACGATACCGGCGCCGCCATGGCCCGCCTGCTCGACCGGGTGGCGGCATGAGCGGGGCGGCGGCAAGCCCGGCGCCGGGCAACCGCCGGTTTCCCGGCGTTGCCGGTCTCGGCCCCCTGCACGGGCGCCGGGTGCTGGTCCGCGCCGATCTCAACGTGCCCTTGCGCGACGGCGCGGTGAGTGATGCCAGCCGTCTCGAAGCCCTGGTGCCGACGCTGAACCACCTGCGCGAGCGCGGCGCCCGCATCGCCATCCTGTCCCACTTCGGCCGGCCGAAGGGACATGACCCGGCGCTCAGCCTGCGGCCGGTGGCGCCGGCGCTCGGCGCCTGCTGGGGCGCCGAGATCGGCTTCGCCGAGGATTGCATCGGCCCCGCCGCCGACCAGGCGATCCGCGCCCTGCCGCCGGGCGGCGCCGTGGTGCTGGAAAACACCAGGTTCCACCCCGGCGAGGAAGCGAATGATCCCGCTTTCGCCGATGCCCTGGCGCGTCTCGGCGATGCCTATGTGAACGACGCCTTTTCCGCCGCGCACCGCGCCCATGCCTCGACCGAGGGGCTGGCGCGGCGGCTGCCGGCGGTGGCGGGCCTTGCCTTGCAGGCGGAGCTGGACGCGCTCGAAGCGGCGCTCGGCTCGCCGGTGCGGCCGGTGGCGGCGGTGGTCGGCGGGGCCAAAGTGTCGTCGAAGCTGGATATTCTCGGCAATCTTATCGGCCGGGTGGATACGCTCGTCATCGGCGGCGGCATGGCCAATACCTTTCTCTTCGCGGAAGGGCGGGCCATCGGCAAGAGCCTGGCCGAACGGGACCTGGCGGAAACCGCCCGCGCCATCCTCGGCCGCGCCAAGGCCGCGGGGACCGAGATCCTGCTGCCCATCGATGTCGTGGTCGCGGAAAAATTCGAAGCCCATGCGCCGTCGGCGATCGTTGCGGCGGATGCGGTGCCGCCGGGGGCGATGATCCTCGACCTCGGGCCGCAATCGGTGGCGCGCATCGCCGGCGCCCTCGGCCGGGCGCGGACGGTGGTGTGGAACGGTCCGCTCGGCGCTTTCGAGCTTGCCCCCTTCGATGCCGCGACCAAGGCGGCGGCGGGGGAAGTGGCCCGTCTCACCCGGGCCGGCCAGCTGCTTTCGGTCGCCGGCGGCGGCGATACGCTCGCCGCCCTCAACCGGGCGATGGCCGCCCGCGACTTTTCCTTCGTTTCGACCGCCGGCGGCGCCTTCCTCGAATGGCTGGAAGGCAAGGCGCTGCCCGGGATCGACGTTCTTCTCTCGCCGCGTTTCTAGGAGGCGCTGTCATGGCACGCATCACCCTTCGCCAATTGCTGGACGACGCCGCCGAACATGGTTACGGCGTCCCGGCCTTCAACATCAACAATATGGAGCAGCTGCTGGCGATCATGGCGGCGGCCGGCGCGGTGGATGCGCCGGTGATCGTCCAGGCCTCGCGCGGGGCGCGGTCCTATGCCGGCGACACCATGCTCGCCCGCATGGTCGATGCCGCCGAAGCCATGTATCCGGCGATCCCGATCTGCCTGCACCAGGACCACGGCAACGACGAGACCACCTGCTTCTCGGCGATCCAGATGGGCTTCACCAGCGTCATGATGGACGGCTCCCTGGAGGCGGACGCGAAGACCCCGGCCAGTTACGCCTATAATGTCGCGGTCACGGAACGGGTGACGACGCTCGCCCACAAGGTCGGCGTCTCGGTCGAGGGCGAACTCGGCGTGCTCGGCAGCCTCGAAACCGGCAAGGGCGAGGCGGAGGACGGCCACGGCACCGACCAGACCCTGTCCCACGACCAGCTCCTGACCGATCCCGAGCAGGCGGTCGCCTTCGTCGCCGCGACCGGGGTCGATGCCCTGGCGATCGCCATGGGCACCTCCCACGGCGCCTATAAATTCTCGCGGAAGCCCGACGGCGAGATCCTGGCCATGCATGTGGTGAAGGCGATCCACGAAAAGATGCCGGGGCTGCACCTCGTCATGCACGGCTCGTCCAGCGTGCCCGAGGAATTGCAGGAGCGCTTCAACCGCTATGGCGGCGCCATGCCGACCACTTTCGGCGTACCGATCGAGGAGATCCAGCGCGGCATCCGCTATGGCGTGCGCAAGATCAATATCGATACCGACTGCCGCCTGGCCATGGCGGCGGAGATGCGCCGCGTCGCGACCGAGAACCCGGCGGAATTCGACCCGCGCAAATTCCTGAAGCCCGCCATGGATGCGCTGGTGGGTCTGTGCCGCGACCGTTTCGAAGCCTTCGGCGCCGCGGGCAACGCCAGCCGCATCAAGACCCTGCCGCTGGCGGCCATGGCCCGCCGCTACCAGAGCGGCAGCCTGCGCCCCAAGGACAAACTGCCTGTCGCGGTCTGACGAACACCATAGCCTGACGGAGAAGACGATGAACGAGATCACCAGAGCACCCGTTGCCGACCGCTACCGGGCAGGTGTCATGGAATACCGCAAGATGGGCTACTGGGAGCCGGACTACGTGCCGAAGGACACGGATGTCATCGCGCTGTTCCGGGTGACGCCGCAGGACGGCGTCGATCCCATCGAAGCCTCGGCTGCGGTCGCCGGCGAAAGCTCGACCGCGACCTGGACCGTGGTCTGGACCGACCGGCTGACGGCCTGCGAGAAATATCGCGCCAAATGCTACCGGGTCGATCCGGTGCCCAATGCGCCGGGGCAGTATTTCGCCTATATCGCCTATGATCTCGACCTGTTCGAATCCGGCTCGATCGCCAACCTTTCGGCCTCGATCATCGGCAATGTCTTCGGCTTCAAGCCCTTGAAGGCGCTCCGCCTCGAGGACATGCGCCTGCCGGTCGCCTATGTGAAGACTTTCCAGGGCCCGGCCACCGGCATCGTGGTCGAACGCGAGCGGCTGGACAAATTCGGCCGGCCGCTGCTCGGCGCCACCGTGAAGCCGAAGCTCGGCCTGTCGGGGCGGAACTATGGCCGTGTCGTCTATGAGGCGCTGAAGGGCGGGCTCGATTTCACCAAGGACGACGAGAACATCAATTCCCAGCCGTTCATGCACTGGCGCGAACGCTTCCTCTACTGCATGGAGGCGGTGAACAAGGCCCAGGCCGCGACCGGCGAGGTGAAGGGCACCTATCTGAACATCACCGCCGCCACCATGGAGGATATGTACGAGCGCGCCGAATTCGCCAAGGAACTGGGCTCGGTCGTGGTCATGATCGATCTCGTCATCGGTTACACGGCGATCCAGTCCATGGCCAAATGGGCGCGGCGCAACGACATGATCCTGCACCTGCACCGCGCCGGCCACTCGACCTACACCAGGCAGAAGAGCCACGGCGTCTCATTCCGCGTGATCGCGAAATGGATGCGGCTGGCCGGGGTCGACCACATCCATGCCGGCACCGTGGTCGGCAAGCTGGAAGGCGACCCGCACACCACGCGCGGTTACTACGACATCTGCCGCGAGGACTTCAATCCGACGCGGCTCGAGAATGGCATCTTCTTCGATCAGGCTTGGGCCAGCCTGGCGAAATTGATGCCCGTCGCCTCGGGCGGCATCCATGCCGGTCAGATGCATCAGCTGATCGATCTTCTGGGTGAGGACGTGGTGCTGCAGTTTGGCGGCGGCACCATCGGCCATCCCATGGGGATCGCGGCGGGTGCGACCGCCAACCGGGTGGCGCTCGAGGCGATGATCCTCGCCCGTAACGAGGGGCGGGACATCCTGGCCGAGGGGCCGGACATCCTGGCCGCCGCGGCGCGTTTCTGCACGCCGCTGCAACAGGCGCTCGAGACCTGGAAGGGCGTGACCTTCGACTACGCCTCGACCGACTCGCCCGACTTCGTGCCCACCGCCAGCGCCGCCCTTTGACAGGAGATAGAGATGCGCATCACCCAGGGCTGCTTTTCCTTCCTGCCCGACCTGACCGACGCCCAGATCCGCGCCCAGGTGCAATATTGCATCGACCAGGGTTACGCCGTCGGCCTCGAATACAATGATTGCCCGCATCCCCGGGATACCTATTGGGAGATGTGGGGCCAGCCGATGTTCGATATCCGCGACGCGGCCGGCGTGATGATGGAGCTTGATGCCTGCCGCAAGGCCCATGGCGACGGCTATATCCGCCTGACCGGCTTCGATTCCAGCCATGGCTGGGAATCGGTGCGGATTTCCTTCCTGGTCAACCGCCCGGCGGAAGAGACGCGCTTCGTCCTCGACCGCCAGGAGCGGGCGGGCCGCAACATCGTCTACCAGACGCGGCCCGTCGCATGACCGAAAGGGGCACGATCGACCTTGCGGCCGAACTGGAAGCCTCGGGGGCGCGGGCGGTGCTCGACACCCTCGACGCCGAACTGGTGGGTCTTGCGCCAGTAAAGGCGCGGATCCGCCAGATCGCGGCCCTGCTGGTGGTCGAGAAGGTGCGCCGGGGGCTCGGCCTCAATGCCGAGCCGCCGTCGCTGCACATGTCCTTCACCGGCAATCCGGGCACGGGCAAGACCACGGTCGCCATGCGCATGGCGGATATCCTGTTCCGCCTCGGCTTCGTCCGGAAGGGCCATCTCGTCTCGGTGACCCGGGACGATCTGGTCGGCCAATATATCGGCCATACCGCGCCGAAGACCAAGGACGTCCTGAAACGGGCCATGGGCGGCGTCCTGTTCATCGACGAGGCCTATTATCTCTACCGTCCCGAGAACGAGCGCGATTACGGCCAGGAGGCGATCGAGATCCTGCTCCAGGTGATGGAGAACCGGCGCGAGGACCTGGTCGTGGTCCTGGCCGGTTACACCGACCGGATGGAGCGCTTCTTCACCGCCAATCCCGGCTTCCGCTCGCGCATCGCCCATCACGTCGATTTTCCCGATTACGGCGACGGCGAACTGCTGGCGATCGCCGACCTGACCCTGGCCCGGCAGAACTACCGGCTCAGCGAGGACGGCCGGGCGGCGCTGGCGGATTACATCGTCCGGCGCCGGCGGCAGCCGCAATTCGCCAATGCCCGCTCGCTGCGCAACGCCCTCGACCGGGCGCGGCTGCGCCAGGCGGTGCGCCTGTTCGGCCGCGGCGAGGGCCTGACCGCCGACGACCTGATCACCCTCGAAGCCGAGGATATCCGCGCCAGCCGCGTGTTCCTGGAGGAAAGCCATGGCTGAGCCCGTGCTGATCGCGCCGTCCATCCTCTCGGCCGATTTCGCCGCCCTCGGGGCGGAGGTGAAGGCGATGGCGGCGGCGGGCGCCGACTGGGTGCATAT
Encoded proteins:
- a CDS encoding class 1 fructose-bisphosphatase produces the protein MRAILTDHQILLEHYLDDYAGKDNQQAAAVAATVLALAGAGRQLAALVALGPLAGAMAALRCGERFGDSQKELDLRSHDLVVEHLAAAPVAIVGSEEADEALVLDAAAPLAVAVDPLDGSSNIETNAPIGTIFSIYPVGEALDRALLQPGSAQLAAGLIIYGPQTLLVLTVGRGTSVFVLDPRSGDFALATAAAAVPARTREYAINASNQRHWDGAIKRYIGDCQKGAEGPRGLDFNTRWVASMVADAYRILVRGGIYLYPGDDRAGYREGRLRLVYEANPIAFLMEQAGGAATDGRGRILDIAPRTLHQRVPLVFGSADEVAHVARYHSDAFAGGDDSPLFGDRSLFRA
- a CDS encoding phosphoribulokinase, whose product is MSTRYPIISVTGSSGAGTTSVRNTFVQIFRREGIAAAYIEGDAFHRYDRKGMRQQMAQAAAAGNPNFSHFGPEANLLQELEAVFSEYGDQGTGRTRHYIHDDQEAATYGGEPGTFTDWELLPNESDLLFYEGLHGAAAGDGLDLARYGDLKIGVVPVINLEWIQKIHRDRATRGYSTEAVMDTILRRMPDYVHYICPQFARTDINFQRVPTVDTSNPFIARSIPTPDESMVVIRFANPRGIDFPYLLAMIAGSFMSRANSIVIPGNKLDLGMQLILTPMILQLMQRKRRAA
- the tkt gene encoding transketolase, translating into MTIATTSDTPVVANLADMANAIRVLAMDAVEKAASGHPGMPMGMADVATVLFSRFLKFDPAEPEWPDRDRFVLSAGHGSMLLYALLHLTGYPGMTAAELARFRQWGALTAGHPEYGHTPGVETTTGPLGAGIATAVGMALAEEMQRARFGRGFADHHTYVIAGDGCLMEGISHEAISLAGHLRLSRLIVLFDDNGISIDGAVTLSCSDDQLARFRASNWSVEAIDGHDLAAIEAALVRARAGDRPSLIACRTVIGRGAPTKAGSAATHGAPLGAEEIAATREAFGWQAPPFVVPDHIKAAWAQVGRRGQAARAAWGRRLSSAPEAQRHAFLDSLSPLVPQAAFEALHLLRASFIAAGTKIATRQASQRAIAALLPVMPTLAGGSADLTHSNLTQGHGQPAVQPRDFAGSYIHFGIREHAMVSALNGMALHGGFVPYGGTFLVFADYCRPAIRLAALMGLRVILVMTHDSIGLGEDGPTHQPVEHLAAYRAIPNLLVLRPADAAETAECWAIALAEERRPSLLALSRQALPCLPHDPALSKAARGAYVLREAAGDRQLTLMASGSEVAIVLEAADALAAEGLRVAVVSIPCFERFAEQPAEYRAEVLGNAPRIGVEAAIESVEWRRLLGDGGIFIGMTSFGASAPAGVLYQEFGITAGAVIAAARRLVGGA
- the gap gene encoding type I glyceraldehyde-3-phosphate dehydrogenase, whose amino-acid sequence is MTARVAINGFGRIGRNVLRALIDSGRDDIEVVTINDLGPVETSAHLLRYDSIHGRFPGTIEVAERDLVVAGRRIAVTQCLKPADLRHGALGIDIVFECTGLFTTRDKASVHLDQGAQRVLVSAPVDDADVTIVYGVNHDKLRPEHRIVSNASCTTNCLAPLARVLNEAVGIERGFMTTVHSYTNDQPSLDQMHRDLYRSRAAALSMIPTATGAARAVGLVLPELKGRLDGVAIRVPTPNVSAVDLKFVTTRPTTVAEVNEALKAAAAGPLKGILAVTEAPNVSIDFNQDPASSTVALDQTKVMDGSLVRVLSWYDNEWGFSNRMNDTGAAMARLLDRVAA
- a CDS encoding phosphoglycerate kinase, whose amino-acid sequence is MSGAAASPAPGNRRFPGVAGLGPLHGRRVLVRADLNVPLRDGAVSDASRLEALVPTLNHLRERGARIAILSHFGRPKGHDPALSLRPVAPALGACWGAEIGFAEDCIGPAADQAIRALPPGGAVVLENTRFHPGEEANDPAFADALARLGDAYVNDAFSAAHRAHASTEGLARRLPAVAGLALQAELDALEAALGSPVRPVAAVVGGAKVSSKLDILGNLIGRVDTLVIGGGMANTFLFAEGRAIGKSLAERDLAETARAILGRAKAAGTEILLPIDVVVAEKFEAHAPSAIVAADAVPPGAMILDLGPQSVARIAGALGRARTVVWNGPLGAFELAPFDAATKAAAGEVARLTRAGQLLSVAGGGDTLAALNRAMAARDFSFVSTAGGAFLEWLEGKALPGIDVLLSPRF
- the fba gene encoding class II fructose-bisphosphate aldolase (catalyzes the reversible aldol condensation of dihydroxyacetonephosphate and glyceraldehyde 3-phosphate in the Calvin cycle, glycolysis, and/or gluconeogenesis) produces the protein MARITLRQLLDDAAEHGYGVPAFNINNMEQLLAIMAAAGAVDAPVIVQASRGARSYAGDTMLARMVDAAEAMYPAIPICLHQDHGNDETTCFSAIQMGFTSVMMDGSLEADAKTPASYAYNVAVTERVTTLAHKVGVSVEGELGVLGSLETGKGEAEDGHGTDQTLSHDQLLTDPEQAVAFVAATGVDALAIAMGTSHGAYKFSRKPDGEILAMHVVKAIHEKMPGLHLVMHGSSSVPEELQERFNRYGGAMPTTFGVPIEEIQRGIRYGVRKINIDTDCRLAMAAEMRRVATENPAEFDPRKFLKPAMDALVGLCRDRFEAFGAAGNASRIKTLPLAAMARRYQSGSLRPKDKLPVAV
- a CDS encoding form I ribulose bisphosphate carboxylase large subunit, encoding MNEITRAPVADRYRAGVMEYRKMGYWEPDYVPKDTDVIALFRVTPQDGVDPIEASAAVAGESSTATWTVVWTDRLTACEKYRAKCYRVDPVPNAPGQYFAYIAYDLDLFESGSIANLSASIIGNVFGFKPLKALRLEDMRLPVAYVKTFQGPATGIVVERERLDKFGRPLLGATVKPKLGLSGRNYGRVVYEALKGGLDFTKDDENINSQPFMHWRERFLYCMEAVNKAQAATGEVKGTYLNITAATMEDMYERAEFAKELGSVVVMIDLVIGYTAIQSMAKWARRNDMILHLHRAGHSTYTRQKSHGVSFRVIAKWMRLAGVDHIHAGTVVGKLEGDPHTTRGYYDICREDFNPTRLENGIFFDQAWASLAKLMPVASGGIHAGQMHQLIDLLGEDVVLQFGGGTIGHPMGIAAGATANRVALEAMILARNEGRDILAEGPDILAAAARFCTPLQQALETWKGVTFDYASTDSPDFVPTASAAL
- a CDS encoding ribulose bisphosphate carboxylase small subunit, which produces MRITQGCFSFLPDLTDAQIRAQVQYCIDQGYAVGLEYNDCPHPRDTYWEMWGQPMFDIRDAAGVMMELDACRKAHGDGYIRLTGFDSSHGWESVRISFLVNRPAEETRFVLDRQERAGRNIVYQTRPVA
- the cbbX gene encoding CbbX protein, with translation MTERGTIDLAAELEASGARAVLDTLDAELVGLAPVKARIRQIAALLVVEKVRRGLGLNAEPPSLHMSFTGNPGTGKTTVAMRMADILFRLGFVRKGHLVSVTRDDLVGQYIGHTAPKTKDVLKRAMGGVLFIDEAYYLYRPENERDYGQEAIEILLQVMENRREDLVVVLAGYTDRMERFFTANPGFRSRIAHHVDFPDYGDGELLAIADLTLARQNYRLSEDGRAALADYIVRRRRQPQFANARSLRNALDRARLRQAVRLFGRGEGLTADDLITLEAEDIRASRVFLEESHG